The following are from one region of the Oncorhynchus masou masou isolate Uvic2021 chromosome 24, UVic_Omas_1.1, whole genome shotgun sequence genome:
- the cabcoco1 gene encoding ciliary-associated calcium-binding coiled-coil protein 1 — MSAKAKQSNKSADKNANDRNDVASKENYAEKANPQWKLISHEQINMLLDLTVEQVQFQFEEILGLKNYQTCLKEASLLDYFVSGFWWTREMNYTCQQISFIMALLQLLLDNISEKQMLFVDNLNEFAKMISGTRQSPSPEVDSLFDAEQAMSITDYLKCSLFQNYQLYEFLFSQPREELLLGKKRTIEVISSADFVAPLEEGMNADDYLHYMTPVEQQEEILSSSVRLDGAASLHSYFQVYAEMFDRLGSSWAT; from the exons ATGTCTGCAAAAGCGAAACAAAGCAACAAGTCAGCGGATAAAAATGCAAACGATAGAAATGACGTTGCGTCCAAA GAAAATTATGCTGAAAAAGCCAACCCTCAATGGAAACTTATTTCCCATGAACAAATCAACATGCTGTTGGATTTGACAGTGGAACAAGTGCAATT CCAGTTTGAAGAAATACTTGGTTTGAAGAACTACCAGACGTGTCTGAAGGAGGCTTCCCTGTTGGACTACTTTGTCTCTGGCTTCTGGTGGACCAGGGAGATGAACTACACCTGTCAACAGATCTCATTCATCATGGCTCTACTGCAATTGTTACTGGACAATATCAGTG AGAAGCAGATGCTGTTTGTTGATAACCTGAATGAGTTTGCCAAGATGATATCAGGAACGCGCCAGTCTCCTTCTCCAGAGGTTGACTCACTGTTTGATGCTGAGCAGGCCATGTCCATCACTGACTACCTGAAGTGCAG TCTCTTTCAGAACTACCAACTCTATGAGTTTCTCTTCAGCCAACCTAGAGAGGAGCTGCTCCTTGGGAAGAAG AGGACCATAGAGGTGATCAGCTCAGCAGACTTTGTAGCCCCGCTGGAGGAAGGCATGAACGCTGATGACTACCTCCattacatgactcctgttgagcagcaggaagag atcctctcaagctctgtcaggttggatggggcagcgtcgctgcacagctattttcaggtctatgcagagatgtttgatcgtCTGGGCTCcagctgggccacttaa